One window of the Leptospira noumeaensis genome contains the following:
- a CDS encoding SMI1/KNR4 family protein has product MVNVAKEAWTKMNVPKNLLPICEYNGNYYCLNNINEVVY; this is encoded by the coding sequence ATAGTTAATGTTGCAAAGGAAGCTTGGACTAAAATGAATGTTCCAAAAAATCTACTTCCAATTTGTGAGTACAATGGGAATTATTACTGCCTAAATAATATTAACGAAGTAGTATATTGA
- a CDS encoding HEPN domain-containing protein gives MKNKKTYLKKILSHANVIKNSATLHTYYHNDFKIFNNFEHLLNESENRYGKTKTNQFLNLFDSIYRAILLEFRNDSIFLSPSMLSTLIYFEWKSNSLLFIDKTIESLYLYGINKHSYIIFPLVKFGISKSGIKMFFSKKLSLSLNLKESIFFPQTNDHNKTILSISNYIQQSENKKPNLDLKLIAHYLKSRPLEWFNKNPIAILKIKSTFSSYYENEFIISKILEKEIAKLIILNISQKKKYLAKTNSDISTLNVNNFSTKDIKHYLYLYKQKDKTIPVAIPLHEGRGFVSELINTNLDIFLHKGSPSANTLEIFNFIDLVYNIILSKKIKGEEFNFYMRIISSLEFLRRSISTRIGIDKWIYFGSALEILLSEGVKGVITETIKINGAFLIKTKQESLYKKIETIYDNRSKAIHQGTETEDSIKDFYSTYTEIFHGLIKLIKKKKLDLKLKRPLNDFIKKSIVNGKLTKWEKKKISDRIQ, from the coding sequence ATGAAAAACAAGAAAACATATTTAAAAAAAATATTAAGCCACGCAAATGTAATTAAGAATTCAGCTACGCTCCATACTTACTATCATAACGATTTCAAAATCTTTAATAATTTTGAACATTTATTAAACGAATCAGAAAACCGGTACGGAAAAACAAAAACAAATCAATTCTTAAACCTCTTCGATTCAATTTATAGAGCAATTTTATTAGAATTCAGAAATGACAGTATATTCCTATCTCCTTCAATGCTCAGCACCTTAATTTACTTTGAATGGAAAAGCAATTCTCTTCTCTTCATAGATAAAACTATAGAAAGTTTATATTTATATGGAATTAATAAGCATTCTTATATAATATTTCCACTAGTAAAATTCGGAATAAGTAAATCCGGTATCAAAATGTTTTTTTCAAAAAAACTATCTCTTTCCTTAAACTTAAAAGAATCTATTTTTTTTCCGCAAACTAACGATCACAATAAAACTATATTATCTATCAGCAATTATATACAACAAAGCGAAAATAAAAAACCAAATTTGGATTTGAAGCTAATCGCACATTACCTAAAATCAAGGCCACTGGAGTGGTTTAACAAAAACCCTATCGCTATTCTAAAAATAAAAAGCACTTTCTCTTCATATTATGAAAATGAATTCATTATTTCTAAAATACTAGAAAAGGAAATCGCAAAATTAATTATATTAAACATTTCACAGAAAAAAAAATATCTAGCTAAAACTAATTCAGATATTAGTACTCTAAATGTAAATAATTTTAGCACAAAAGATATTAAACATTACCTATATCTTTATAAGCAAAAGGACAAAACTATACCCGTTGCAATACCCTTACATGAAGGGAGAGGATTCGTTTCGGAATTGATAAATACTAATCTAGATATTTTCCTACACAAAGGATCACCTTCCGCAAATACCCTGGAAATATTTAACTTTATAGACTTGGTTTACAACATAATTTTAAGTAAAAAAATTAAAGGGGAAGAATTTAACTTTTATATGAGAATCATATCTTCTCTCGAGTTTCTGAGAAGATCTATCTCAACTAGAATAGGAATAGACAAATGGATCTACTTTGGTTCTGCATTAGAGATTTTATTATCCGAAGGAGTAAAGGGAGTTATAACTGAAACAATAAAAATTAATGGGGCATTCCTTATAAAAACCAAGCAAGAATCTTTATATAAAAAAATTGAAACGATATATGACAACAGAAGTAAAGCTATTCACCAAGGAACTGAGACAGAAGACTCGATCAAAGACTTTTACTCAACATATACAGAAATATTTCATGGTTTGATTAAGCTTATCAAGAAAAAGAAATTAGACTTAAAACTGAAACGACCTTTGAATGATTTCATAAAAAAATCTATAGTAAATGGTAAATTGACAAAATGGGAGAAGAAGAAAATCTCCGATAGAATCCAATAA
- a CDS encoding GTP pyrophosphokinase, whose product MELHDFCTQFNIQLSEFKKNEDWNSLLKIKADYQSFIQNIEPISSMVTNSLQKVPNVKYVKCRIKDPAHLMEKIYRKNKESVFQKINIRNYKNSVTDLIGVRVLHLFKDDWKNIHDFITKTWELKEKPIAYVREGDNTSIYKKNKLKIMEHPRAYRSIHYVIKCQPNKVVHNVEIQVRTIFEEAWSEIDHSMKYPYDLNNKIIAPYLIMFNRLAGSADEMGSYVKFLKNQIIELENNHKNEISNLQTKIDNMEIKQADKSKLKKELELMRNIKYISTNNKIDRSQYYDYIAKYPINAILNKEVRISIKRKRKNK is encoded by the coding sequence ATGGAACTTCACGACTTCTGCACACAATTTAATATTCAACTGTCAGAATTTAAAAAAAATGAGGACTGGAATTCATTACTAAAAATAAAAGCCGACTACCAATCATTTATACAAAACATTGAACCTATTTCTTCAATGGTTACAAATTCTTTACAGAAAGTTCCAAACGTTAAGTATGTAAAATGCAGAATTAAAGATCCCGCACATTTAATGGAAAAAATATATCGAAAAAACAAAGAATCTGTTTTTCAAAAAATTAACATACGCAATTATAAAAACAGTGTTACTGACCTTATAGGTGTAAGAGTTCTACACCTATTCAAAGACGACTGGAAAAATATACACGACTTCATCACTAAAACCTGGGAGTTAAAAGAAAAACCAATTGCATATGTAAGAGAAGGAGATAACACAAGTATTTATAAAAAAAACAAATTAAAAATAATGGAACACCCTAGAGCCTATCGTTCTATTCATTATGTCATCAAGTGTCAACCAAACAAAGTAGTTCATAATGTTGAAATTCAAGTAAGAACAATATTCGAAGAAGCATGGAGTGAAATAGACCACTCAATGAAATATCCTTATGACCTTAATAATAAAATTATTGCACCATACCTAATTATGTTCAATCGCTTAGCAGGTAGTGCTGACGAAATGGGTTCGTATGTAAAATTTCTAAAAAACCAAATAATAGAACTCGAAAATAACCACAAAAACGAAATATCTAACTTACAAACAAAAATCGACAATATGGAAATTAAACAAGCAGACAAGTCAAAACTGAAAAAAGAACTAGAACTTATGAGAAACATTAAATACATTTCAACAAACAATAAAATTGATAGAAGCCAATATTACGATTACATTGCTAAATATCCGATAAATGCAATTTTAAATAAAGAAGTAAGAATCTCCATCAAACGAAAAAGAAAAAATAAATAA
- a CDS encoding type II toxin-antitoxin system Phd/YefM family antitoxin yields MKSIGIKDLKNHLSSYLEFVKKGETIVIFDRNNPIAEIKKFSPIESKTDLYIKEATENNSLIPAKKFKPVKMPKSLIIKGLSKDEISKTWKSIYNEERN; encoded by the coding sequence ATGAAATCAATCGGAATAAAAGACCTAAAAAATCACTTAAGTAGTTACCTGGAATTCGTTAAAAAAGGTGAAACTATTGTAATTTTCGATAGAAATAATCCTATCGCTGAAATCAAAAAATTCTCTCCTATTGAAAGTAAAACCGATTTGTATATTAAAGAAGCCACTGAAAATAATTCTCTAATACCAGCTAAAAAATTTAAACCTGTAAAAATGCCTAAATCTCTAATCATTAAAGGTCTTTCAAAAGATGAAATATCTAAAACTTGGAAATCTATATATAATGAAGAGA